The genomic interval ATGTTTCAATACCATGTTTTTCAGCTCTTTGTAAGCCATAACACTCTCTGTCTGCGATAACATAAGTTATTTCACAATTCAAATTACCATTCTCTACATTATCAATAATTGACTGTAAATTTGATCCACTTCCTGATACAAGAACTGCTATCTTTTTTTTATTTATTTCAGACATAAATTATGATCTCCTTTTTCAATATGTCCTATTTCATAAGCAGTTTCCCCTAATGAAGTTAATAATTCAATAATAGGTTCAACATCTTTCTCTTCTACTACTAAAGTAAAACCTACTCCCATATTGAAAGTTCCAAATAATTCTTCTTCTTTTATTTTACTTCTTTCAGCAATTAATTTAAATATTTCAGGAACTCTTACTTTTTCTCTAAATACTACTGGAGATAAATCTTTTCCCATACAACGAGGTAAGTTTTCATATAGACCTCCACCTGTTATATGTGCCATACCATTTACATTAAATTTTTCTAAAACTTTTAAGATAGGTTTTACATAAATTTTTGTAGGAGTCAATAAAACATCTCCCATAGTTACATTTTCTCCATATTCTTTTAAAGAAACTTTTTCATTATAGTCAGTAAATATTTTTCTTACTAGTGAATATCCATTGCTATGGAAACCACTTGAAGCTACTGCTATTATTTTATTTCCTTCTTTTACTTTTGAACCATCTATTAAATT from Fusobacterium pseudoperiodonticum carries:
- the purM gene encoding phosphoribosylformylglycinamidine cyclo-ligase is translated as MINSYKDSGVDKEEGYKAVELMKKNVLKTHNKSVLTNLGSFGAMYELGQYKNPVLISGTDGVGTKLEIAMKQKKYDTVGIDCVAMCVNDVLCHGAKPLFFLDYLACGKLDAEVAAQLVSGVTEGCLQSYAALVGGETAEMPGFYQEGDYDIAGFCVGIVEKENLIDGSKVKEGNKIIAVASSGFHSNGYSLVRKIFTDYNEKVSLKEYGENVTMGDVLLTPTKIYVKPILKVLEKFNVNGMAHITGGGLYENLPRCMGKDLSPVVFREKVRVPEIFKLIAERSKIKEEELFGTFNMGVGFTLVVEEKDVEPIIELLTSLGETAYEIGHIEKGDHNLCLK